CAAGTGCGGGAGGTGCAACATCGGGGAGAAGTATGTCTGTGTGGACGGCCCCGTCTTCACCTGCGAGCAGTTGAGGCAGATGCCTCAGGAATATTGAGGCCAAAGGGGGAAGAGAAATGGCTCAACCCGAAGCTGTCATAGACAGCGCTGCCCCCGAGATGAGCACCATTTACATAATGGGGAAGCGCTATGAGGTTCCGAAGGGCCTCACCATCATGAGGGCACTGGAGTATTCAGGCTACCGCCTGGTGAGAGGGGCCGGGTGCCGGGGCGGGTTCTGCGGGGCCTGCGGCACAGTATTCCGTACCCAGGGTGATTACAGGCTCAAGGTCGGGCTTGCCTGCCAGACCGTGGTGGAGGAGGGCATGCACCTCACGCAGATCCCCTTCTACCCTGCGAACAAGGCCCTCTACAACCTGGAGGAACTCAAACCCAACCTGGCCACCCTGGTGCAGCTGTACCCTGAGCTCCCCCGGTGTGTCGGGTGCAATACCTGCACCAAGGCCTGTCCCCAGGGACTCGACGTCATGGACTACATGGCCAAGGCCATGCGCGGTGACATAGCCAAGGTCGCGGGCATATCCTTCGACTGCATCATGTGCGGCCTCTGCGCCTCCCGGTGTCCTGCGGAGGAGGTCCAGTACAACGTGGCCATCCTTGCCAGGCGCCTCTATTCCAGGTACATAGCGCCCCCGGCCGGCCACCTGGCGGAACGGGTCCGTGAGATCGAGGGTAGAAAATACGACCAGGAGCTGGACAGGATGGCCAACATGAGCATCGATGAGCTGAAAGAGCTCTACAACACTCGCGACATTGAGTCCTGAGGAGGGAAGACTAGGTGTACACCGACGAGATGCGCGCCTCTATCCGCAAGGTGGAGGAGACCCGCGCGCGCAGGCTTGAGGAGAAGCACCCGCGGCTGGCACCGGAAGAGAAGGACGCCCTCCTCAAGGGCTTCCACCCGGACTACCGCGAAGACACCCAGAGGCCCGTGAGGGTTGGGCCCAGCGCGGGGGACCGGATGCCCCACGAGATGGTGGACCTCCTGGAGGCCCGGAGCCTTATCGACGCCGGCCATGTGCCCCTGGACGCGCCCGAGTACGATGTGGACGTCTTGGTCATAGGCGGTGGCGGCGCGGGGGCCTCTGCGGCCCTCACCGCCCACGAGATCGGGGCCGAAGTGCTCCTGGTGACAAAACTCCGCCTGGGAGACGCCAACACCATGATGGCCCAGGGAGGCATCCAGGCGGCGGATAAGCCCAACGATTCCCCTGTCATCCACTACCTGGATGTGATAGGGGGTGGTGGCTTTACAAACCGCCCGGAACTGGTAAGGGCCCTCACCAATGATGCGCCGCTGGTCATCAAGTGGCTGGAGGACCTCGGCTGCATGTTCTCGAAGGAAGCGGATGGCACCATGCAGACCATCCATGGGGGTGGCACCTCCCGGAAGAGGATGCACTTCGCCCGGGACTACACCGGGGCCGAGATCATGAGGACACTAAGGGACGAGATGAGGAACCGCTGCATCCCGGTGATAGAATTCTGCCCTGCGCTGGAACTCGTCCTGGATGATGAGGGCAAGTGCGCTGGCGCGGTCCTGAAGAACATGGAAACCCAAGAGGGTATGGTGGTAAGAGCCAAGACCACCATCCTGGCTACTGGAGGCTTCGGGCGGCTCCACGTGTCAGGGTTCCCCACCAGCAACCACTACGGAGCCACTGCTGACGGCCTTGTCATGGCCTACAGGGCCGGCGCCAGGCTGGTGTTCCTGGATGCCACCCAGTTTCACCCCACTGGCGTGGCTTTCCCCGAGCAGATGCTGGGGCAGCTGGTAACGGAGAAGGTCCGGGGCATTGGCGCCCAGCTGGTGAATGCCGAGGGAGAGCAGTTCGTGTTCCCCCTGGAAACCCGGGACGCCGTGTCCTCGGCCATTATCAGGGAGTGCCAGGAGAGGAAGAAGGGCTTTGCAACAGTTACGGGGCAGCCTGGTGTGTGGCTGGACAGCCCCATGATAGAGCTCATTCATGGACCGGGCACCGTGAAGGCCCAGCTGCCCGCCATGTTCCGCCAGTATGAGAGGTTCGGGATAGACATGAGCGTGGACCCCATCCTGATCTACCCAACCCTGCACTACCAGAACGGTGGGGTGGAGATAGATGAGTTCGGCCAGAGCAGCCAGATCCCTAACCTCTACATCGCGGGAGAGGCCGCCGGCGGGATCCACGGGAGGAACCGTCTCATGGGCAACAGCCTTCTGGACATACTGGTGTTCGGAAGGAGGGCCGGCCGTCACGCCGCTGAGAGGGTTGCTGGCATCCGGGTGGGCAAGCCCAGCCTTGATCATATCAAGGATTTCGACGAGGAGCTGGAGGGAGCCGGTCTGGGCAAGGCATGTTCACCCATGCTCCTCCCGGACTACGTAGGACGCTAGGAAGGAAGTGCGGTCAGTGCCTGGCAGGGTAGTTGCAGTGTGCGTCAGCGAGAAGAAGCAGACCCAGAAGGAAGCCGTGCCCGAGGTTGATCTGCACAAGGAATGGGGTATCAGGGGTGATGCCCACGCCGGGAAGTGGCACCGGCAGGTGAGCCTCCTCGGCCTCGAGAGCATCGATCGCATGAAAGCCCAGGGGCTGGATGTGGCCCCGGGGGCCTTCGCCGAGAACATCACCACGGAGGGGATCGACCTGCCGTCCCTGCCCGTCGGGACCAGGATGAGGATAGGGGAGGCCCTGGTCGAGGTCACCCAGATCGGGAAGGTGTGCCATACCAAGTGCGCAGTGTACCATATGGTTGGGGACTGCGTAATGCCCCGGGAGGGCATATTCGTGCGGGTTCTGGAAGGTGGCAAGGTAAAGCCCGGTGATGGTGTGACAGCACTGACAAGTTGAGCCTGAAGGCCCCGCCCAAGCGGGGCCTTCAAAGAAGGAGGGGCCTTGCGGATCTGTCCTAATCCATCCGAGACAGGGTGTCTCAGGGAGGGAAGGGTGATGAGAATGGGCTTTATCTTCACCGGCGCATTCTGGGGTCTCTTGCTCATAGTCATCGGTGTGCTGGCCATCCTGAACACGGTGTTCAACATGAACATGCCCGTGTTCAGGATAGTGTTCGCCGTGTTCTTCATCTTCATCGGTATAAGCATACTTGTA
This genomic stretch from Bacillota bacterium harbors:
- a CDS encoding MOSC domain-containing protein encodes the protein MPGRVVAVCVSEKKQTQKEAVPEVDLHKEWGIRGDAHAGKWHRQVSLLGLESIDRMKAQGLDVAPGAFAENITTEGIDLPSLPVGTRMRIGEALVEVTQIGKVCHTKCAVYHMVGDCVMPREGIFVRVLEGGKVKPGDGVTALTS
- a CDS encoding FAD-binding protein gives rise to the protein MYTDEMRASIRKVEETRARRLEEKHPRLAPEEKDALLKGFHPDYREDTQRPVRVGPSAGDRMPHEMVDLLEARSLIDAGHVPLDAPEYDVDVLVIGGGGAGASAALTAHEIGAEVLLVTKLRLGDANTMMAQGGIQAADKPNDSPVIHYLDVIGGGGFTNRPELVRALTNDAPLVIKWLEDLGCMFSKEADGTMQTIHGGGTSRKRMHFARDYTGAEIMRTLRDEMRNRCIPVIEFCPALELVLDDEGKCAGAVLKNMETQEGMVVRAKTTILATGGFGRLHVSGFPTSNHYGATADGLVMAYRAGARLVFLDATQFHPTGVAFPEQMLGQLVTEKVRGIGAQLVNAEGEQFVFPLETRDAVSSAIIRECQERKKGFATVTGQPGVWLDSPMIELIHGPGTVKAQLPAMFRQYERFGIDMSVDPILIYPTLHYQNGGVEIDEFGQSSQIPNLYIAGEAAGGIHGRNRLMGNSLLDILVFGRRAGRHAAERVAGIRVGKPSLDHIKDFDEELEGAGLGKACSPMLLPDYVGR
- a CDS encoding 4Fe-4S dicluster domain-containing protein, whose translation is MAQPEAVIDSAAPEMSTIYIMGKRYEVPKGLTIMRALEYSGYRLVRGAGCRGGFCGACGTVFRTQGDYRLKVGLACQTVVEEGMHLTQIPFYPANKALYNLEELKPNLATLVQLYPELPRCVGCNTCTKACPQGLDVMDYMAKAMRGDIAKVAGISFDCIMCGLCASRCPAEEVQYNVAILARRLYSRYIAPPAGHLAERVREIEGRKYDQELDRMANMSIDELKELYNTRDIES